From Bacteroidales bacterium, one genomic window encodes:
- the serS gene encoding serine--tRNA ligase: MLTLKLLREQPDFVIERLAVKNFDAKEIVNNILKIDEQRRATQTELDANLAQQNAAAKTIGGFMREGKKDEAEKAKQQVAQLKANSETLQKKLDELNKQQLDQLVLLPNTPCKDVPKGKDANDNVVVKMGGKVPELPADAKPHWELAKSLNIIDFDLGVKLTGAGFPVYIGKGAKIQRALISFFLDRNIKDGYLEVQPPLVVNEASAFATGQLPDKSEQMYYVGLDKFYMIPTAEVPVTNIYRDCIVAKKDFPVKMTAYTQCFRREAGSYGKDVRGLNRLHQFDKVEIVQLSLPEVSYKALDGMVEHVEKLVQELELPYRIVRLCGGDMSFTSAITYDFEVFSAAQKRWLEVSSVSNFETYQANRMKLRYKDDDGKIKLAHTLNGSSLALPRILAALIENNQTPDGKIKIPKALQEFTGFDIIG; encoded by the coding sequence ATGCTGACTTTAAAATTATTGCGCGAGCAGCCCGATTTTGTCATAGAACGTCTGGCGGTGAAAAACTTTGACGCTAAGGAGATTGTGAACAACATTCTTAAGATAGATGAGCAAAGACGTGCAACTCAAACAGAACTTGATGCCAACCTTGCTCAGCAAAATGCTGCTGCAAAGACAATTGGCGGATTCATGAGGGAAGGTAAAAAGGATGAGGCGGAGAAAGCCAAGCAGCAGGTTGCGCAGCTTAAGGCAAATTCCGAGACTCTTCAGAAGAAACTGGATGAGCTTAACAAACAGCAGCTTGACCAGCTGGTTCTTTTGCCTAACACCCCGTGCAAGGATGTTCCAAAAGGGAAAGATGCCAATGACAATGTCGTAGTAAAGATGGGAGGAAAAGTTCCTGAGCTTCCGGCAGATGCAAAACCACATTGGGAACTTGCCAAGAGCTTAAATATCATAGATTTTGACCTTGGAGTAAAATTGACGGGAGCCGGTTTCCCTGTTTACATTGGAAAAGGTGCAAAGATTCAGAGAGCTCTTATTTCATTTTTCCTGGATAGAAATATTAAAGACGGATATTTGGAAGTACAGCCGCCATTGGTTGTAAATGAGGCGTCTGCGTTTGCCACAGGACAGCTTCCCGATAAGAGCGAGCAGATGTATTATGTAGGGCTGGACAAGTTCTATATGATTCCAACTGCAGAGGTTCCCGTTACAAACATTTACAGAGATTGCATAGTTGCAAAGAAAGACTTCCCCGTTAAGATGACCGCTTATACTCAGTGCTTTAGAAGAGAGGCCGGTTCTTACGGAAAGGATGTTCGCGGACTTAACAGACTTCATCAGTTTGATAAGGTTGAGATAGTGCAGCTTTCATTGCCTGAGGTTTCTTACAAAGCTTTGGACGGAATGGTTGAGCACGTAGAGAAGCTTGTTCAGGAACTTGAGCTGCCTTACAGAATTGTAAGACTTTGCGGAGGAGACATGAGCTTTACTTCTGCAATTACTTATGACTTTGAGGTTTTCAGCGCCGCACAAAAGAGATGGCTGGAGGTCAGCTCCGTTTCCAACTTTGAGACCTACCAGGCTAACAGAATGAAGCTGAGGTATAAAGATGATGACGGCAAAATAAAGCTGGCTCACACTTTAAACGGCAGCTCTCTTGCATTGCCAAGAATTCTTGCAGCTCTGATTGAGAATAATCAGACTCCCGACGGCAAAATTAAGATACCTAAGGCATTGCAGGAATTTACAGGCTTTGACATCATAGGCTAA
- the rpmA gene encoding 50S ribosomal protein L27, protein MAHKKGVGSSKNGRESQSKRLGLKIFGGEDCKAGNILVRQRGTVHYPGENVGMGKDHTLYALTDGVVTFTVKREGKSYVSVVPKAQAKS, encoded by the coding sequence ATGGCACATAAGAAAGGTGTAGGTAGTTCAAAGAACGGCCGTGAATCACAAAGCAAAAGACTAGGTCTTAAGATATTCGGCGGAGAGGATTGCAAAGCCGGAAATATATTGGTTCGTCAGAGAGGAACCGTACATTATCCTGGTGAAAACGTTGGAATGGGTAAGGATCACACTCTTTACGCATTGACAGACGGTGTTGTTACCTTCACAGTTAAGAGGGAGGGTAAGTCATACGTGTCCGTGGTGCCTAAAGCTCAAGCAAAGAGCTAA
- the rplU gene encoding 50S ribosomal protein L21 gives MYAIVDIAGQQFKVEAGKKIYVNRLKDEVGASVSFDKVLLEDNDGAVTVGTPYVKGASVKAKVLEHLKGNKVIVFKKIAHKGFDKKNGHRQYLTRLEIESIA, from the coding sequence ATGTACGCAATTGTAGATATTGCAGGACAGCAGTTTAAAGTAGAAGCGGGCAAAAAGATTTATGTTAACCGTCTTAAGGATGAGGTTGGCGCTTCCGTTTCTTTTGATAAAGTACTGCTAGAAGACAACGACGGAGCCGTTACAGTCGGGACTCCATACGTTAAAGGCGCTTCCGTAAAGGCCAAGGTTCTAGAGCATTTGAAGGGCAACAAGGTAATTGTTTTCAAGAAGATTGCTCACAAGGGTTTTGACAAAAAGAACGGTCATCGCCAGTATTTGACCAGACTGGAAATTGAATCAATAGCTTAA
- a CDS encoding NAD-dependent deacylase, with protein sequence MKKLVVLSGAGMSAESGISTFRDSNGLWENYNVEDVASIEGWYRNKKLMLDFYNARRRELEKAQPNEGHIYVAKLQERYDVTVVTQNIDNLHERAGSKKVIHLHGELTKARGENQDYYRAYDIGYKDINLGDKTSGGDQLRPHIVWFGEAVPELTRAAAEVEKADVMIVIGTSLVVYPAAGLVNYTKPDCKLYLVDPKPVSTSAHVEHIMKKATEGMKELWEVLKG encoded by the coding sequence ATGAAAAAATTGGTTGTTCTTAGCGGCGCGGGAATGAGCGCGGAAAGCGGAATTAGTACATTCAGAGACAGCAATGGTCTTTGGGAAAACTATAATGTAGAGGATGTTGCATCAATTGAAGGTTGGTACAGAAATAAAAAATTGATGCTGGATTTTTACAACGCACGCCGTCGCGAGCTGGAAAAAGCGCAACCTAATGAGGGACATATTTATGTTGCAAAGTTGCAAGAGAGATATGATGTAACTGTCGTGACCCAAAATATTGACAACTTGCATGAAAGGGCAGGTAGCAAAAAAGTAATTCACCTCCATGGAGAGCTGACAAAAGCGCGCGGGGAAAATCAAGATTACTATCGCGCGTATGATATTGGATACAAGGATATTAACCTGGGAGATAAAACTTCCGGCGGAGACCAGCTGAGACCTCACATTGTATGGTTTGGTGAGGCGGTGCCGGAATTGACGCGCGCCGCTGCAGAAGTAGAAAAGGCAGATGTTATGATAGTCATTGGAACCTCTCTGGTTGTCTATCCTGCTGCGGGACTTGTCAATTATACAAAGCCGGACTGCAAGCTGTATCTTGTTGATCCAAAGCCGGTTTCTACCAGCGCCCATGTGGAGCACATCATGAAAAAAGCCACAGAGGGAATGAAAGAACTCTGGGAAGTTCTAAAGGGATAA
- a CDS encoding ATP-binding protein — MIKRILEKKIKEMAGKYPVVTLTGPRQSGKSTLVKDAFKKYKYVSLEDIDMRDFARRDPRGFLSEFSDKTILDEVQRVPDIISYIQTHTDTKNKEGMYILTGSQNFILSEKISQSLAGRTSILKLLPFSSKEMSDGGIVFKNIDDEIFTGSYPRIFDKKIAPRDYYRDYIESYVEKDVRTLINVGDIDKFRRFIGLCAGRIGQLLNMSSLANETGVTVPTVQSWISILEASYIIYLLRPDFGNHSKRLVKTPKLYFFDTGIACSLLEINSPTQIKNHYLRGSLFENMVINNFIKSDYNKGLRPALSFWRDSTGNEVDLIVNRSGKKLAVEIKSGATISAEFFKGLDYWGKLYKAPVSQRMLVYGGDTSLNTSNGKIVAWKDLF, encoded by the coding sequence ATGATAAAGAGAATACTGGAGAAAAAAATAAAGGAGATGGCGGGAAAATATCCCGTTGTTACGCTCACAGGGCCAAGACAATCTGGCAAATCTACCTTGGTAAAGGATGCCTTCAAAAAGTACAAATATGTCTCTTTAGAGGATATAGACATGCGGGATTTTGCAAGAAGAGATCCACGCGGTTTTCTTTCGGAATTCAGTGACAAAACTATATTAGATGAAGTACAGCGTGTCCCGGATATTATCTCTTACATTCAGACCCACACTGATACAAAGAATAAGGAGGGAATGTATATCCTGACAGGTTCTCAAAATTTTATTTTATCTGAAAAAATTTCTCAGTCTCTCGCGGGAAGAACATCAATCTTAAAATTGCTCCCATTCTCTTCCAAAGAGATGAGTGATGGTGGCATTGTTTTTAAAAACATTGATGATGAAATATTTACCGGCTCATATCCAAGAATATTTGATAAGAAAATCGCGCCAAGGGATTACTATCGTGATTATATTGAATCTTATGTAGAAAAAGATGTTAGAACACTGATAAACGTTGGAGACATAGATAAGTTCAGGCGCTTTATAGGATTGTGCGCCGGGAGGATAGGACAACTTTTGAATATGTCTTCTTTAGCAAATGAAACAGGCGTTACCGTTCCAACCGTTCAATCATGGATATCAATATTAGAAGCGAGCTACATTATTTATCTTTTAAGACCTGATTTTGGCAATCATTCTAAACGACTTGTTAAAACTCCAAAGTTATATTTCTTTGATACTGGCATAGCGTGCTCATTGCTTGAGATTAATTCCCCTACACAAATAAAAAATCACTATCTGAGAGGTTCATTATTTGAGAATATGGTAATCAACAACTTTATAAAAAGCGATTATAATAAGGGTTTGAGGCCTGCGCTTTCCTTTTGGAGAGATAGCACAGGCAATGAAGTTGATTTGATTGTTAACCGTTCAGGAAAAAAATTAGCAGTTGAAATAAAATCCGGAGCCACCATTTCAGCAGAATTTTTTAAAGGACTGGATTATTGGGGAAAGCTATACAAAGCTCCTGTCTCCCAAAGAATGCTTGTGTACGGAGGAGACACATCCTTAAATACTTCAAATGGTAAAATTGTTGCCTGGAAAGATTTATTCTAA
- a CDS encoding PAS domain-containing protein gives MYEWAEEMNCAVTVCDTEGVILFMNKKSKETFAKHGDMVGKNLMGCHNPKSIEKIKEMLATGGSNTYTIEKEGVKKMIYQTAWKKDGVVGGLVEISMVLPDVIPHYVRK, from the coding sequence ATGTATGAATGGGCAGAAGAAATGAATTGTGCCGTTACTGTTTGTGACACGGAGGGCGTAATTCTTTTTATGAATAAAAAGTCAAAAGAGACTTTTGCAAAGCACGGAGATATGGTTGGCAAAAACCTGATGGGTTGCCATAACCCAAAATCTATAGAGAAAATTAAAGAGATGCTGGCTACCGGCGGCAGCAATACGTACACTATTGAAAAAGAGGGTGTTAAAAAAATGATTTACCAAACCGCCTGGAAGAAGGACGGAGTTGTTGGCGGCCTTGTAGAAATCTCTATGGTACTGCCGGATGTGATTCCGCACTACGTGCGGAAATAG
- a CDS encoding lipase family protein has protein sequence MKKLWILGIALLFAAFVVACSDKDNLSPQIYVPENSLKVDSSKVEDAYDVIANQSVQYFLNQSKSSVSAEYPMRMSDVFNPQFITMSDSTRNKLFYLIIRSLKTALYASRENGCNTFSSYFVKFNSIGVDGKKIVLSGKLMVPPKNVTLKGIILVSHYTVTDDAECPSKGYQLENLLAGLGYALSFSDYIGFGYARLLPQTFLAESISAQSNVDMGLASYNFLKEQGYTFKNSTNDVWLTGYSQGGAIALATQKLIEEKYADKFNIKKTLCGGGPYDMEETYKAVCSGETSSLPPSLAPLVLLGMDYGYSLHLDFSKFFKGDMLKKYKELYFSKLYTTTDISAALKGAKITDVFTADALNYDSKIMKGLSKYIKMSSLCDWSPKAPIWMYHSTKDDYIPFTNAENAIAGFKRNNSTATIETDFGDHGSHVASGVRYYMKLIDLLK, from the coding sequence ATGAAAAAACTTTGGATATTAGGCATCGCCCTTCTCTTTGCTGCGTTTGTTGTTGCGTGTTCAGATAAAGATAACTTATCACCTCAAATATACGTTCCGGAGAATTCCCTTAAGGTAGATTCATCCAAAGTGGAGGATGCTTATGATGTAATCGCCAATCAGAGCGTACAATATTTTTTGAATCAGTCAAAATCTTCAGTCTCAGCAGAATATCCGATGAGAATGTCTGATGTTTTCAATCCTCAATTTATCACTATGAGCGATTCAACAAGAAATAAGCTTTTCTATTTGATTATTAGATCTCTTAAAACCGCCTTGTATGCATCTAGGGAAAATGGCTGCAATACTTTTTCTTCATACTTTGTAAAGTTCAACAGCATTGGTGTTGACGGAAAGAAGATTGTGCTGTCGGGAAAATTAATGGTGCCTCCAAAAAATGTTACTCTCAAAGGAATTATTCTTGTGAGCCATTATACTGTTACAGATGATGCAGAATGTCCGTCAAAAGGGTATCAGCTGGAGAATTTACTTGCCGGCCTGGGCTATGCGTTATCTTTTAGCGATTATATTGGTTTTGGCTATGCCCGTCTCCTGCCGCAAACATTTTTGGCAGAGAGCATTTCGGCGCAGTCCAATGTAGATATGGGGCTTGCTTCTTATAATTTTTTAAAAGAGCAGGGATATACTTTCAAAAATTCTACAAATGACGTGTGGCTGACGGGGTATTCCCAAGGAGGGGCGATAGCGCTTGCTACACAGAAACTTATAGAGGAAAAATATGCCGATAAATTTAATATAAAGAAAACTTTGTGCGGAGGCGGACCGTATGATATGGAGGAGACATACAAGGCTGTTTGTTCCGGAGAAACTTCCTCTCTGCCGCCGTCGCTTGCACCGCTTGTGCTGCTTGGAATGGATTATGGATATTCATTGCATCTAGATTTTTCTAAATTCTTCAAGGGAGATATGTTAAAAAAATATAAGGAGCTGTACTTCTCCAAATTATATACTACAACTGATATTTCAGCCGCTTTGAAAGGTGCCAAAATAACGGACGTTTTTACTGCAGACGCGCTAAATTATGACAGCAAAATAATGAAAGGTCTATCTAAATATATTAAGATGAGTTCTTTATGCGACTGGTCTCCTAAGGCTCCAATATGGATGTATCACAGCACAAAGGATGACTATATTCCTTTTACAAATGCCGAGAATGCAATTGCCGGCTTTAAGAGAAACAATTCAACGGCTACTATAGAGACCGACTTTGGAGATCACGGCAGCCATGTTGCAAGCGGCGTACGGTACTACATGAAGTTGATTGATTTGCTAAAGTAA
- a CDS encoding PQQ-binding-like beta-propeller repeat protein → MRRILIIAATLLMCISMLMVASAQLSFAQKVNEEVGARVKNGACMGAVIPAKKDGTLKFAVMSDVHISIGTPSVEGTAACVEDINKNNDIQFVIISGDIANFGADDELACAKNIFDKLNKPWFIVAGNHDATWSESGTNSFAKAFGYERFSFDAGGIKFLGTQCGPNVRMAPALIPRESMLWLDSCINALPGNQPFVFVNHYPLDSSLLKYDEVLNLLKKKNIQFSINGHWHTDNAMDYEGIPGAIVRSTLATKKGDIGYVIVNVDGATVTFSDKIVGKSVRNPWFTIRMSNGVPYNKEIKYEHPQNTMNSRYPQIKELWRVENSADIGCAAAIWRPGEAPVQPNEGANTLPAVSNKVKSGDIVIYADEAGYIYGLNAVTGSKLWSYRTEGKIFSSPAVANLSGGKEEGIVVIGSTDNYIYALKAKTGKLIWKFKCRKSVLGTANIYNGRVYIGASDGSMRALNLKSGKLIWENNEVKGFMEARPYVDNEQVVIGDWATNLYSFNPKNGKTQWIWSTKKSSMMLSPAEVWPVKSEGKIIFVTPERINYQIDAKTGELFAKSYGGRESIGLSPDGKYYFIKNMKDTVRAYKTGEMSTSNPQMQQEKTGIPVKWQTITDYGYEIAPTPVTCSVGNGKNNEGIAFIPTDKGNIYALNIEDGSIAWERHVAGALINYILPIGRNQLLVSTMDGVVTLLEY, encoded by the coding sequence ATGAGAAGGATTTTAATCATCGCTGCGACATTGCTGATGTGCATAAGCATGCTAATGGTCGCGAGCGCGCAATTATCTTTTGCACAGAAAGTTAATGAGGAGGTTGGCGCGCGCGTTAAAAACGGCGCATGCATGGGAGCTGTGATTCCTGCAAAAAAAGACGGTACTCTAAAGTTTGCGGTAATGTCGGACGTTCACATATCAATTGGCACCCCAAGTGTTGAGGGAACTGCAGCGTGCGTGGAAGATATTAACAAAAACAATGATATTCAATTTGTTATAATATCAGGCGATATTGCAAACTTTGGCGCGGACGATGAACTTGCATGCGCAAAAAATATTTTTGACAAACTGAACAAGCCATGGTTTATTGTTGCGGGCAATCATGACGCCACCTGGTCCGAGAGCGGAACTAACTCATTTGCAAAGGCTTTTGGATATGAAAGATTTTCATTTGATGCGGGCGGAATTAAATTTTTGGGAACTCAGTGCGGACCAAATGTGAGAATGGCTCCGGCTCTGATTCCAAGAGAGAGCATGTTGTGGCTGGACTCATGCATCAATGCATTACCTGGTAATCAGCCATTTGTATTTGTTAATCATTATCCGCTGGATAGCTCATTGCTTAAATATGATGAAGTTTTAAATCTGCTAAAAAAGAAAAATATTCAGTTCTCAATTAACGGTCACTGGCATACAGATAATGCAATGGATTATGAGGGAATCCCGGGTGCAATAGTCCGTTCAACCCTTGCAACCAAAAAAGGAGACATTGGATATGTAATTGTAAATGTGGATGGTGCAACGGTTACATTTAGCGACAAAATTGTCGGCAAAAGTGTGCGCAATCCATGGTTTACAATTAGAATGAGCAACGGCGTTCCCTACAATAAGGAGATAAAATATGAGCATCCTCAAAATACGATGAACTCCAGATACCCGCAAATCAAAGAGTTATGGAGAGTGGAAAATTCCGCGGACATTGGCTGCGCCGCAGCAATATGGAGACCGGGGGAAGCACCGGTTCAGCCAAATGAGGGGGCAAACACATTGCCTGCCGTGAGCAATAAAGTTAAGAGCGGAGATATTGTAATCTATGCAGATGAGGCGGGATATATTTACGGATTGAATGCCGTAACAGGCTCAAAACTATGGAGCTACAGAACGGAAGGAAAAATATTCTCTTCCCCGGCTGTTGCAAATCTTAGCGGCGGCAAAGAGGAAGGCATTGTAGTTATCGGAAGTACAGACAATTACATATATGCGCTAAAAGCAAAGACTGGCAAGCTGATTTGGAAATTCAAATGCAGGAAGTCAGTCCTTGGCACTGCAAATATCTACAACGGAAGAGTTTACATAGGAGCATCAGACGGCTCTATGCGCGCGCTTAATTTGAAGAGCGGCAAGTTAATTTGGGAAAACAATGAAGTGAAAGGATTTATGGAGGCTCGCCCTTACGTTGACAATGAGCAGGTTGTGATTGGAGACTGGGCAACAAACCTTTACTCTTTCAATCCAAAGAACGGCAAAACTCAATGGATTTGGTCAACAAAAAAATCCAGCATGATGCTATCTCCAGCAGAAGTATGGCCTGTGAAATCAGAGGGCAAGATTATTTTTGTTACTCCAGAAAGAATTAATTACCAGATAGATGCAAAGACAGGTGAGCTCTTTGCAAAAAGCTACGGCGGCCGCGAGTCAATAGGACTTTCACCTGACGGAAAATATTATTTCATTAAAAACATGAAAGATACTGTCCGCGCATACAAGACCGGGGAGATGTCTACCAGCAACCCGCAAATGCAGCAAGAAAAAACAGGCATCCCCGTAAAGTGGCAGACAATAACCGATTACGGATATGAGATAGCCCCTACCCCTGTAACATGTTCTGTCGGGAACGGAAAAAATAATGAGGGCATTGCTTTTATCCCCACGGATAAAGGGAATATCTATGCTCTTAACATTGAGGACGGTTCAATTGCATGGGAGCGCCACGTTGCGGGAGCGCTAATTAATTACATTCTGCCAATTGGACGGAATCAGCTGCTGGTCAGCACAATGGATGGAGTTGTTACTTTGCTGGAATATTGA